A section of the Quatrionicoccus australiensis genome encodes:
- a CDS encoding L,D-transpeptidase family protein: MDTPAPDHATPPTPSPLANSSQLLVVVAQDWTRSTGELQRYARPGQYAAWQALGARIPVSLGRSGMAWGIGLHDAVDRPGPHKREGDGCAPAGIFAISELFGYAGPETAFARSARLPYRAATPDLKCVDDPASAHYNRFVDLAENSACDWASHEDMRRADERYAIGAVIAHNSPEPLAGAGSCIFLHVWQAAGVPTAGCTAGALAEISEICAWLDGAAAPLLVQLPAAEYAHFRAAWALP; the protein is encoded by the coding sequence ATGGATACTCCAGCCCCCGACCACGCCACACCGCCGACGCCTTCGCCTCTGGCAAACTCAAGCCAGTTGCTGGTCGTCGTAGCACAGGACTGGACCCGCTCGACAGGCGAATTGCAGCGCTATGCCCGACCAGGCCAGTACGCCGCCTGGCAAGCACTTGGCGCCCGCATCCCGGTCAGCCTTGGACGGAGCGGGATGGCCTGGGGAATTGGCCTGCATGACGCGGTCGACCGTCCGGGACCGCACAAGCGGGAAGGCGATGGCTGCGCACCGGCCGGGATTTTCGCGATCAGCGAACTGTTCGGCTATGCCGGCCCGGAAACCGCTTTCGCCCGCAGCGCCCGGTTACCCTATCGTGCGGCAACCCCTGACCTGAAATGCGTGGACGATCCGGCATCGGCGCATTACAACCGGTTTGTCGACCTGGCTGAAAATTCGGCATGTGACTGGGCCTCGCATGAAGACATGCGACGCGCCGATGAACGCTACGCGATCGGTGCGGTGATCGCCCACAACAGCCCCGAACCGCTCGCCGGGGCCGGCTCCTGCATTTTCCTGCACGTCTGGCAAGCGGCCGGCGTGCCGACCGCCGGCTGCACAGCCGGCGCACTGGCCGAGATCAGCGAAATCTGCGCCTGGCTCGACGGCGCCGCGGCGCCGCTGCTCGTCCAGCTGCCGGCAGCCGAATACGCGCATTTCCGCGCCGCCTGGGCGCTACCCTGA
- a CDS encoding alpha/beta fold hydrolase: MPIDPIKRNHVTLTGNLTAKRAIVFVHGLGTDQHAWREVAAPFMSDFRIVLLDNVGAGNSDPQAFSQHHYLNLNQYATDLIEVCVALKLRDAILVGHSAGGMVCALAAINRPELVSRVVMIGSSPHYLDDETYRGGFTLKDIDAIYDRVAANSKTWADAFAPAMMGNPDRPELTNQFADSLKSIPADRMLTVLCSILQSDYRNEIGKLAQPTLIIQTMHDNAVPLAIAEYLNMKIPGSQLQLIDADGHLPHISAPTKVIEALSAFIHE, encoded by the coding sequence ATGCCCATCGACCCAATCAAGCGAAACCATGTCACGCTGACCGGCAACCTGACCGCAAAACGCGCCATTGTCTTCGTGCATGGCCTGGGCACCGACCAACATGCCTGGCGAGAAGTGGCTGCACCGTTCATGAGCGACTTCAGGATTGTCTTGCTGGACAATGTTGGCGCCGGCAACTCCGATCCGCAGGCGTTTTCCCAGCACCACTATCTGAACCTGAACCAGTATGCAACCGACCTGATTGAAGTCTGTGTTGCATTGAAATTACGCGATGCCATTCTGGTCGGACACTCGGCCGGCGGAATGGTTTGCGCACTGGCCGCCATCAACCGCCCCGAACTCGTATCCAGGGTGGTGATGATCGGCTCGTCTCCCCACTATCTCGATGATGAAACCTATCGCGGTGGTTTCACGTTGAAGGATATCGATGCAATCTATGACCGGGTTGCCGCCAACAGCAAAACCTGGGCGGATGCTTTTGCGCCAGCCATGATGGGAAATCCGGACCGACCGGAACTGACCAATCAGTTTGCCGACTCGCTCAAGTCCATCCCGGCCGATCGCATGCTCACCGTACTCTGTTCCATCCTGCAATCCGATTACCGGAATGAAATCGGCAAGCTGGCGCAACCTACGCTCATTATTCAGACGATGCACGATAACGCGGTCCCTTTGGCAATTGCCGAGTATCTGAACATGAAAATACCGGGTAGCCAGTTGCAGCTTATTGATGCGGATGGTCATTTGCCGCACATCAGCGCCCCGACCAAAGTAATCGAGGCTCTCAGCGCGTTTATCCACGAGTAG
- a CDS encoding DedA family protein — MEFLAQFIDIVLHLDKHLALLVQQYGLWIYGILFFIVFAETGFVVTPFLPGDSLLFVAGALAALGEGGMDIFVLIGVLSAAAILGNMLNYQIGRFFGPKVFHWENSRFFNRNALIKTHAFYEKHGGKTLVLSRFLPLFRTFAPFVAGIGAMSYARFTLFNLIGAIGWVVTLCAAGYWLGNIAWVKANLSLIIIGIVVSSLVPIGIGYLKTREA; from the coding sequence ATGGAATTTCTCGCGCAGTTCATCGATATCGTGCTCCACCTCGACAAGCATCTCGCCTTGCTGGTGCAGCAATACGGCTTGTGGATCTATGGCATTTTGTTTTTCATCGTCTTTGCCGAAACCGGTTTTGTCGTGACGCCTTTCCTGCCCGGCGATTCGCTGCTGTTCGTGGCCGGGGCGCTGGCGGCGCTGGGCGAGGGCGGCATGGATATCTTCGTGCTGATCGGCGTGCTGTCGGCGGCGGCGATACTCGGCAACATGCTCAATTACCAGATCGGCCGCTTTTTCGGGCCCAAGGTGTTCCATTGGGAGAACTCGCGCTTCTTCAACCGCAACGCGCTGATCAAGACGCATGCCTTTTATGAAAAGCATGGCGGCAAGACATTGGTGCTGTCGCGTTTCCTGCCGCTGTTCCGGACCTTTGCGCCCTTCGTGGCCGGTATCGGTGCGATGTCCTACGCCAGATTTACCCTTTTCAACCTGATCGGCGCGATCGGCTGGGTTGTTACGCTGTGTGCTGCCGGTTACTGGCTGGGCAATATCGCCTGGGTCAAGGCCAACCTGTCGCTGATCATCATCGGCATTGTCGTGTCTTCCCTGGTGCCGATCGGTATCGGTTACCTGAAAACCCGGGAAGCCTGA
- a CDS encoding nucleoside recognition domain-containing protein → MLNRVWISFILVGFAAALLQLLQGDLDVFSRVLAGLFDSARTGFEVSLGLVGVMSLWLGIMKIGERGGLIQLFGRLIAPLFRRIFPDIPPGHPASGSIVMNVSANILGLDNAATPLGLKAMRELQEINPQPDTASNPMIMFLVLNTAGITLIPTSVIAIRQSLALKQGLIGFNAADIFLPTLLATFLSFCAGLVAVALWQRINLFCRPVLAFFAGFAALLGGLYAWLGGLPPEQMAQAIGLLGSGIIVAIIVLFVGVAAWQGIDAYESFVDGAKEGFGVAVQIIPYLIAMLVAISVFRSTGCMDYLIGGIRSLVLALGLNADFVPALPVGLMKTLSGSGARGLMVDVMTTYGVDSFPGKLAAIIQGSTETTFYVLAVYFGSVGITKTRYALACGLIADAVGLVGAILIGYAFYH, encoded by the coding sequence TTGCTCAATCGCGTCTGGATTTCCTTCATTCTGGTCGGTTTCGCCGCGGCGCTGCTGCAATTGCTCCAGGGCGACCTGGATGTCTTTTCGCGCGTCCTCGCCGGCCTGTTCGACAGCGCCCGGACCGGCTTCGAAGTCTCGCTCGGCCTGGTCGGCGTCATGAGCCTGTGGCTGGGCATCATGAAAATCGGCGAGCGCGGCGGCCTGATCCAGCTGTTCGGCCGACTCATCGCACCGCTGTTCCGCCGCATCTTCCCCGACATCCCGCCCGGCCACCCGGCCAGCGGCAGCATCGTCATGAATGTCTCGGCCAACATCCTCGGCCTCGACAACGCAGCGACGCCGCTCGGCCTCAAGGCCATGCGCGAACTGCAGGAAATCAATCCGCAGCCGGACACGGCAAGCAACCCGATGATCATGTTCCTGGTGCTCAACACGGCCGGCATCACGCTGATCCCGACCTCGGTGATCGCCATTCGCCAGAGCCTGGCGCTCAAGCAGGGCCTGATCGGCTTCAACGCCGCCGACATCTTCCTGCCCACCCTGCTCGCCACCTTCCTCTCGTTTTGCGCCGGGCTGGTCGCGGTGGCGCTGTGGCAACGCATCAACCTCTTCTGCCGCCCTGTGCTTGCCTTCTTCGCCGGCTTCGCGGCCCTGCTCGGCGGCCTCTACGCCTGGCTGGGCGGCCTGCCGCCCGAGCAAATGGCACAGGCCATCGGCCTGCTCGGCAGCGGCATCATCGTCGCCATCATCGTGCTCTTCGTCGGCGTCGCCGCCTGGCAGGGCATCGATGCCTACGAGAGTTTCGTCGACGGCGCCAAGGAGGGCTTCGGCGTTGCCGTGCAGATCATTCCCTACCTGATCGCGATGCTGGTCGCCATCTCGGTCTTTCGCAGCACCGGCTGCATGGACTACCTGATCGGCGGCATCCGCAGCCTGGTCCTGGCGCTGGGCCTCAATGCCGACTTCGTTCCCGCCCTGCCGGTCGGCCTGATGAAGACGCTCTCCGGCAGCGGCGCCCGCGGCCTGATGGTGGACGTCATGACGACCTACGGCGTCGATTCATTCCCGGGCAAACTCGCCGCCATCATCCAGGGCTCGACCGAAACCACCTTCTACGTACTCGCCGTCTATTTCGGCAGCGTCGGCATCACGAAAACCCGCTACGCACTGGCCTGCGGGCTGATTGCGGATGCGGTCGGGCTGGTCGGGGCCATTCTCATCGGCTACGCCTTTTACCACTGA